Part of the Dermatophilus congolensis genome is shown below.
CGGTGAGGTCGATGGCTGCGATGTGGGCGAGTTGGTTGAAGTAGGCGAGGGTGTCGTTGCCCAGGGTGTGGGCGATGGGGGATAGGCGGGTGGCGATGGTGAGGCTGTCGTTGATGATGTTGGGTCCGTGTGCGGCGGCGAGGACGGCATCGACGGTCGATGGTGCGGGGGCGGGGACCGTGGGGAAGATGCGCATGTGTTGACGCTACGTCTGGCGGGGTGGTTCGTCGTGGTGGACAGGCGGTGTTGGGCTGTTGGGTTGGGGGTGTTTTTGTGGCTGTGCTGATTTTTTACGAATTGTTTAATAACGGTGCGGGAATTCATCGGACAGATTTCGGGTGCGGGTATGAGAGTGGGGGGACTGCGCCACAGTTGTCGCGGTGTCGCCCGTTGGCAGGGTGGCTCGCGGTGTGTCTTGTTGAGGAGGACCGTTGACCAGCCAGCCCCGTTTTTCATCGGAAGTTGTTCAGGAGCGCCGTCTTGTGACGGAGGTGCCGGGGCCGCGTAGTCGGCAGATGCATGAGCGGACGTGTGCTGCTGTGTCGGCGGGGGTGGGGGTTGGGTTGCCGGTGTATGTGGAGCGTGCCGGTGGTGGGGTGTTGGTCGATGTGGATGGTAATCATCTGATCGATTTTGGGTCTGGGATCGCGGTGACTTCTGTCGGTAATTCCGATGCGCGGGTGGTTGCTGCGGCTGCTGAGCAGTTGGAGCGGTTTACGCACACGTGTTTCATGGTGACCCCGTATGAGGCGTATACGCAGGTGTGTGAGATGTTGAATGAGGTCACCCCGGGTAGCCATCCCAAACGCAGTGCTTTGTTTAATTCCGGTGCTGAGGCGGTGGAGAACGCGGTCAAGATTGCGCGGGTGTTCACCGGTAGGGATGCGGTGGTTGTGTTTGATCACGCGTATCACGGCCGCACAAATCTGACGATGGCGTTGACGGCGAAGAATATGCCGTACAAGCAGGGGTTTGGTCCGTTTGCCGGTGAGGTGTATCGGATGCCGATGGCGTATCCGTATCGATGGTCGGGGCCTGCGGAGTCGATGGTGCAGGACGCATTTGAGGCGTTTGAGTCTGCGGTGCATGCGCAGGTGGGTGAGTCGAATGTGGCGGCGGTGGTGATTGAGCCGATTCAGGGTGAGGGCGGTTTTATTGTGCCGCCGCCAGGGTGGATGGCCAAGATCGCGCAGTGGTGCAAGCAGCACGGTGTGGTGTTTGTTGCTGATGAGGTGCAGACCGGTTTTTGCCGTACGGGTGATTGGTTTGCCTGCCAGGCTGAGCAGGTGGTGCCGGATCTGATCACGACGGCTAAGGGCATTGCGGGTGGGTTGCCGTTGTCGGCGGTGACGGGGCGCGCGGAGATGATGGATGCGGTGCATGCGGGTGGTTTGGGTGGCACGTACGGCGGTAATCCGGTTGCGTGTGCGGCGGCGTTGGGGGCGGTGGCCACGATGCGTGAGGAGGATTTGGCTGGGCGTGCTCGCTGTATCGGGTCGATTCTGCAGGAGCGTTTGGAGGGTATTGCTGCTGGTTATGGCGTTATCGGTGACATTCGTGGTCGGGGGGCGATGATGGCTGTCGAGATCGTTAAACCTGGCACGAAGACTCCTGACCCGCAGGTCACGAAACGTATTAGTGCTGCTTGTCACGCTGCGGGGGTAGTCACTCTCACGGCTGGCACGTACGGGAATGCGTTGCGGTTCCTGCCCCCGCTGGTGATTGGTGAGGACCTGCTGCGTGAGGGGCTTGATGTGCTCGAGCAGGCTTTCGCGGATGTTGTCGCTGCGAGCTGACTTTTTCCCCGGGTTTACGAAAGGAACACGATGAATCGTTTGCAGAATGTCATTGACGGCGTTTTTGTTGATGCTTGCGCGACGGACAGTCTTGATGTTGTCGATCCCACCACGGGGAAGGTTGTTGCGGTGTCACCGATTTCTGGTGCCCGTGATGTGGATGCTGCTTTTGATGCGGCGTTGCGTGCTTCGCGGACGTTTAAGCGCAGCACTCCTGGTGATCGTCAGAAGATGCTTTTGGCTTTCGCTGATGCGCTTGAGGCGGCTGGGGAGGAACTTGTTGATGCCCAGGCGCGGAACACGGGGCAGCCGCGTCAGCAGATCCTCGATGAGGAGGTCATGGCTGGCGCTGACCATATTCGTTTTTTCGCTGGGGCTGCGCGTACATGTGAGGGTCGGGCTGCGACGGAGTATGTGGAAGGGCACACGTCGTATGTGCGCCGTGAACCTATTGGTGTGGTCGCGCAGGTCACTCCGTGGAATTACCCCATTTTGATGGCGTTGTGGAAGTTGGGGCCGGCGTTGGCTGCGGGGAACACGGTGGTATTGAAGCCTTCAGATACCACTCCGGAGTCCACGCTGGTGTTGGCCCGGTTGGCGGGGGAGGTGTTCCCCGCAGGGGTGGTCAATGTTGTTCTTGGTGATGCTTCTACTGGTGAGTTGATGAGTAGGCATCCAGTGCCGGGGCTGGTGTCGATTACTGGGTCGGTGCGTGCTGGGCGTGCGGTTGCTGCTGGGGCGGCTGCAGGGGTGAAGCAGGCACATCTGGAGTTGGGTGGCAAGGCCCCTGCGGTGGTGTTCGCGGATGCTGATTTGCAGCGTACGGCCGAACAGCTGGTCATGTTCGGGACGTTTAACTCTGGGCAGGATTGCACCGCCGTGACACGGGTGTTGGTGCAGGAGAGCGTGCATGAGCAGTTTGTGGACCTTCTCGTCGCTGCCGCGCGCAACACGACCACGGGCACGGGGCAGGGCGATGATTTCGGGCCGCTGAACAACGCTCGGCATTTCGCTCAAGTGAAGGAAAAGCTGGCGCGGGTTCCTGCGCATGCGCGGGTGTTGACTGGTGGCGCGGCGTTGGAGCGTGAGGGTTTCTATGTGCCGGCCACGATCATTGATGGGGTTCGCCAAGATGATGAGCTTGTCCAGGAGGAAACCTTCGCGCCGGTGTTGACAGTGCAGACATTCAGCACTGAGGAAGAGGCAGTAGAGCTGGCTAATGGGGTGGATTATGGGCTCGCTTCGAGTGTGTGGACCAGTGATCACGGCACAGCGATGCGGGTTTCCCGAGATTTGGATTTCGGGTGTGTATGGGTGAACACGCATGTGTTGCTTGCTGCTGAAATGCCGCACGGCGGTTTCAAAAGCTCTGGGTACGGCAAGGATTTGTCTGTCTATGCGTTGGAGGAGTACACGCGCATTAAGCACGTGCTGCATTCTCTTGAGGTGTGAGCCGTAGCTCACACCTGGTGGCGCCGTCGCAGCAGCTGTGCGCCTGCTCGTAGCAGCGCAGTCAGCAGAACTAGCGTGTCGCCCCGGCATGTGTTGCGGTCAGGGCAGGCGCGGGGCAGCCTCGTCGTATGACGCAATCACATGACCCTGTTGAGGTCTCACGCAGTGACCGCCAAGCCAAAGAGATGGAGTCCGCTAAGCAACGTGCTGAAGATGCTCATCCCGGGCAGGCTGGGTATGGACAGCCCGGGCAGAACACAGGCCGCACTCACGGCCATATTGAAGACGAAGCCCGTCAGGCCGACAGTCCAGAAAAACACAGCTAACAAACTGACTTCGCTATCGCGCCGGAGCAGATATCAACCTGCCACGGCGCCGATTCCTACCAGCTGTGCTTAAGCACAGCTGAGTTTCCTGCTCCGGCAACGCCGTCACAGTGATGTTGTGGGCTTCGGTGGGGCGGTTCGCACCTGCTGTGGCTGGCTGAACCTGCCACCATGGTGGTGATGACTGCGTTGACCGACCACATGCCGC
Proteins encoded:
- the gabT gene encoding 4-aminobutyrate--2-oxoglutarate transaminase, with translation MTSQPRFSSEVVQERRLVTEVPGPRSRQMHERTCAAVSAGVGVGLPVYVERAGGGVLVDVDGNHLIDFGSGIAVTSVGNSDARVVAAAAEQLERFTHTCFMVTPYEAYTQVCEMLNEVTPGSHPKRSALFNSGAEAVENAVKIARVFTGRDAVVVFDHAYHGRTNLTMALTAKNMPYKQGFGPFAGEVYRMPMAYPYRWSGPAESMVQDAFEAFESAVHAQVGESNVAAVVIEPIQGEGGFIVPPPGWMAKIAQWCKQHGVVFVADEVQTGFCRTGDWFACQAEQVVPDLITTAKGIAGGLPLSAVTGRAEMMDAVHAGGLGGTYGGNPVACAAALGAVATMREEDLAGRARCIGSILQERLEGIAAGYGVIGDIRGRGAMMAVEIVKPGTKTPDPQVTKRISAACHAAGVVTLTAGTYGNALRFLPPLVIGEDLLREGLDVLEQAFADVVAAS
- a CDS encoding aminobutyraldehyde dehydrogenase, giving the protein MNRLQNVIDGVFVDACATDSLDVVDPTTGKVVAVSPISGARDVDAAFDAALRASRTFKRSTPGDRQKMLLAFADALEAAGEELVDAQARNTGQPRQQILDEEVMAGADHIRFFAGAARTCEGRAATEYVEGHTSYVRREPIGVVAQVTPWNYPILMALWKLGPALAAGNTVVLKPSDTTPESTLVLARLAGEVFPAGVVNVVLGDASTGELMSRHPVPGLVSITGSVRAGRAVAAGAAAGVKQAHLELGGKAPAVVFADADLQRTAEQLVMFGTFNSGQDCTAVTRVLVQESVHEQFVDLLVAAARNTTTGTGQGDDFGPLNNARHFAQVKEKLARVPAHARVLTGGAALEREGFYVPATIIDGVRQDDELVQEETFAPVLTVQTFSTEEEAVELANGVDYGLASSVWTSDHGTAMRVSRDLDFGCVWVNTHVLLAAEMPHGGFKSSGYGKDLSVYALEEYTRIKHVLHSLEV